One Carya illinoinensis cultivar Pawnee chromosome 5, C.illinoinensisPawnee_v1, whole genome shotgun sequence genomic window, GAAGTGAGTAGCGTGTGACGAAAAGGAATTTAGGAGTGATCTAAAAATAAACAGGCGCTCTCGTGAAAATCCCAGACTCAAATGGTTACGTTTGTACGAGAAGCACACGTAGGACAAAAGGATCACGAATTCAAATGTGCTTGATCATGCACATAAGCCTTCCACCACATTGGCGACATTTACAAGTGGCGAACTGAACTTCCTAACTCCTTGGCTAAACTCTTGTGATATGCAGAGCACATCCTCTCCATCCCTTCCATCCGACATACACCTGCATAGTCATTGATCCATTAGCCAACCTGTATAAAGAACTATTAGGTCTATGAGAGGTGGTTCCCTAGTGTCAACTTCCTGGTTTAACCTCACGTCGATGCcaataagagaaaggcacaaaatctctctctataatttTGGAATCtctccaagaaaataaattaataggtTCTGGTGTCTCACTAGTCTAGTCTCATCTCAGGATCAAACATGCAATTTCATTAATCATTCCAAAAAGTGCCTTTAATTGTACATCCTTTATCCTTAAATAGCCAACAAAACAGAATACTAATCTAACTAGGAAATAATAATTGCAGatagaataaaaatagaaaatcctaATCTAACTAGGAAATAACAATTGCAGATAgaataaaactagaaaatacTAATCTAACTAGCAAAGCAATAAATTAGGAAaagataattattaattaaaatatctcCTCTAATTATGGAGCATCCTCCTAATTTGCATCAATTGCCAGCTTCCCTGAAGAACTTGACTTTGGCAAGTTTTGATGAGTGTAAGCAGCAAATAGATGTGGATGTAAACGCTAGGCTTCTGGTGCTTGCAATCAAACTGATTCCGAATTTGGACAATTTTTTGATTGTACTAAAAACTTGTAATACCCTCCTCGACAAGTTGTAACAAATTAGTGATCAAGAATGGAGGTAATCTCATCTCGAATAGTTGTATTTGTTGGGGCACGAAGAGTTGGTGTCTATAATGCCTCTGGAGCTGGTAATGTGgaataatcattttcatcacCCTTAAACTCGGTGAGATCTTCTATGTTAAAAATTAGTCTAATACCAAAATCAGAGGGAAAATCAATAATATACACGTTGGTGCCCAATTTCTTGGCGACTTTAAAAGAACCCACCCGTCGTATATGAAGTTTGGTAAAACTCTCCGAAGGAAATCGCTCAGATCTTAAATGAATAAGAACCATATCACCCACACTAAATTGCCTATCTTTGCACCTTGTATTTGTAGAAGTTGCATAAGAATCTGTATGAAAGGTAAGACGCCATTTGCATTCTTCTTGAACGTCACTTATATAGCTAAAAAAATCTAGTACAGCTTCGCTTGGTCTGGGAGGCAATGATAAAGAGTTGTTATCGATTGGAGTGTTGGGtcaaaaaccataaacaacttcaaatggGGTGCACCCTGTTGATTTGTTAATAGAATTATTGAAAGCAAATTCTGCTTGTAGAAGTACTATATCCCAACTAGTGACAAGATCTGTGATGAGGCAACATAataaattttccaaactctTGTTGGTTACTTCACTTTGGCCGTCTGTTTAGGGATGGAATGCACTAGAAAACATCAGTTTCATCCTCATTTTTGTCCACAATGTCTTCCAGAAATAACTTACAAATTTTACGTCCTTATCAGACACGATGGAAGCAAGAACACCATGTAATCGGATAACTTCTTGCAAGAATAATGCAGCAATCGAGTATGTCGAGCATTTAGCTTACTTTGATAATTTAGATGCTTTAAGGAATCATGACCAGTGTAAAGAATAAACTCTCTATAAATCAAATATGTTCGCCAATGCTTGAGAGTTTGAATTAAAGCATAGAATTCCATGTCATATACTGAGTATCGCCGGGTGAGTGTTATTAAGCTTCTCACTGTAAAAAGCAATGAAGTGACCTTCTTGACTCAATACACCCTCGAGTCCTACATGTGAGGCATCACAAGCCACTTCAAAAACTTTAGAGAAATCAATCAACTTAAGAACTGCTGCTTGTCCCATCTTCTCTTTAATTTCCGTGAAGGCCTTGGTAGCTGCAGTACTCTACGAAAAATTCTTTGCTTTCAAGCACTCAGTGATTGGGATCATTATAGTGCTAAACCCGCGAATAAATCGGTGATAGAATGTGGCCAAATCGTGGAAGCTCCTGACTTCGGAAAAATTCTGGGGTGTTGACCAATTCTGAATAGTTTGCACCTTTGCGGAGTCAGTCTCGACACCTTGATTAGAAATTATAAAACCTAGAAATTTGACATTTTTCTTCATAAACGAACACTTGCCCCGGTTAATATAAAGCTATTCAACTCTCAAAGTCTTCAATATTTGCTTGACATGGCCTAAATGGTCTTGCAAACTTTGGCTAAAGATttggatatcatcaaaataaacaacaacaaatttaCCCAAGAATGGCTTGAGAGCATGTGTCATAATGGGCATGAAGGTGCTTGGCGCATTGGTTAATCCAAAGGGCATGACTAGCTATTCAAACAAACCATCTTTCATTTTGAAGGCCATCTTCCACTCGTCACCTGGCCAAATACGGATTTGATGGTATCCACTTCGAAGGTCAATTTTAGTAAAAATAGAGAAACCACTTAGCAAATCCAACATGTCATCAAGACGGGGaatggaaaaatgatattttactgTTATCTTGTTAATTGCTTGGCTATATATGCACATCCTCTAACTACCATCCTTCTTGGGCGTAAGTAAAATCGGGACAATGCAGGGACTAAGGCTTTCTCAAATAAAGCCTTTATCTAACAATTGCTGAATTTGCTGGTTGAACTCTTCATTCTTTGTTGGGCTCATGCGATAGTGCGATAATTAGACAAGGTTGATCCTGGAATCAAGTCATTGGAGGTAGTTGCTTCGGCATCTCATTCGGCATAATGTCCTGAAATCCCTCCAACATTGTGGTGAGTTTCGCTAGAACATAACCATCCTCTTGTTTCATTTTGCACCTTACTACATTAGCACCATAGTTTCATCATGTATGACTCGAGAAAATTGATGCATGGTCAAAATTGGGACAACCtcattttttgtctcaaatttcGAGATCTGCAAAGGATTCAAAACAAATTTCTTacctttaaaattaaagaagtgaGTGTTAACATACCCATAATAGGAAACCCTTCGATCATAGAGCTATGGACACCCCAATAGCATGTGACAAACGGTCATAGGGATCACGTCGCGCCAGGCCTCGTCCacatatttttttcccaatGAAAATTTAACCAAACATCATTGCTTCACTAGGATTGAGTTTTCTTCACCCAACTTATTTGATAAGGAGTAGGATGCTTCTCAATTTTCAGCCCAAACATTCTACTGCAGTTTCAAAAATCACATTCATGTTGCTGCCATTATCAATAATGACGTTCAAAGCTTGACCATTATGTTCCATGCGtgtgtgaaaaatattggtaTGCAACCACTTGGGATTAGCCTGGAACTCTTTCTAAGTTCCAATCAACACTCGATGAATCATGCAACTAGGTAAATCTAATGCACCCAAGTGTTCTTCATCGTGACTACCCCCATCGATCTtctattcatcattttctttaacAACATCCATTACCAATAATTCTTTTTCACATATGTAGGCTAACTTTTTATCTCTTGTAGGACACATAATAGCATAGCGTCCAAAACCTTTACATTGATAACATTGTGGCTCTTTGCTGGTAGCTTTTGCTTTTCCTTTCTGGTCTCCAATCACCGCGCCCCTGGGTTGATCTTTTAGCAATGGTGGCCTTTGGAATGAAGGCGTTGTGACAAGTTCGGTCTAGGATTCGCTGATATCATTTTCCTCCCAACTGAGGCCCCCATTTGTTTCTCAATACGTAGTACTAATTGATATGCCTCCTCTACATTGATTAAACATGCAATCAACATCTCCTGGCACAGATTGCAACATAATCTAGTGCGGTATCGAGCTAAAGTTTGATGTTCAGTCTCCACAATCTTGCTACGAACAGTCAACTCGTGGAAGCGGTCTGTAAATTGATCAACACTCAATGACCCTTGCCTGAGTTGTAACATCTCTTTGAACATCATTTGCTCATAATCAATTGGCAAATATTTTTCCTCAGTTCTCCTTCATCTCCTCCCAGTTAGAAGCTGCTGAGCGTCAGGTACAACGTAATTGTTCTTCCACCCTTCTCCACCATGCTCTTGCATGCCCATTCAATTTCATCTAAACATAATGATCCTTTCGATTCTTCGATACAgcaaaccaattaaaataatccCCAATAGCCGTTAACCAGTCTTCAAAAGCGTTGGGCTTTAATTTCCCATAAAAATTGTGCACATCAACCTTCATCCTCTTAGTTAGTTCATCAAGAAGTTAATAATCTGCACCATGTCCACCACAACCTCAGTAAAAATTTTGTCTATGACATCAGATTTGAGGCCAACAATTCTCAAACTCCtggtcttcttcatcttcccaatCTTCATCAACATCTTTATCACTTTCGTCCAACACCTCCCAACAAATTGGGCCATGCCCTCTTCGATTGAAAGGTCTAAACTCCTCTCGAGCTTGAAGCTCATTCATGGCATCTAGTCGGTGAGTGAGTTGCTCTAAAATTGTGGCCATTTGATTGATTTGATGCTGCAAATTGGGCTGTTCCATGTCTTGGTTGTTTGCCATGGCATACGAAGTACCACGATGGGTTACAGGCATGGGGTGCTAAGCTCCTTAAGGAAGGAACCTTGTTCTGATGTAAAAATTGGTGCCAGTTTCTTGGTTCAACCTCACATCGATGCCAAGATGAGAAAAgcacaaactctctctctctaaagttGGAATCtttctaagaaaaaaattaataggtTTCTGGTGTCTCACTAGTCTAGTCCCATCTCAGGACCAAACATGTAATTTCATTAATCATTCCAAAAAGAGCCTTTAATTTTACATCATTGATCCTTAAATAGCCAACAAAATAGAATATTAATCTAACTAGAAAATAACAATTGCAGATAgaataaaactagaaaatacTAATATAACTAGGAAATAACAATTGTAGAtagaataaaactaagaaatacTAATCTAACTAGCAAAACAATAAATTAGGAAaagataattattaattaaaatatctcCACTAATTATGGAGCATCCTTCTAATTTGCATCATTCCCTTCATATAAAAAGCACCATATCGCCTAGTATCACTCTCACATATTGAGGTCTATGAAAACCTaggagctctctctctctctctctctctctctctctctctctctctctctctctctctctctctctctctctctctctctctctctctctctctctctctctctctctctctctcgtcaatTCTAATCTCTAAGAAAAGACGACACCCTACCTTCGTGAGTTGAGCTCGTACTCTCATGCATCCAGACATCGAGACCTCATCAAGCCAAGGGAAGCCAGACAAGCAACGATCTGCTCAGTGAAAACTCACTGTTAAGGTAGGTTCTTCTCCGTGACAACGCTAACAATAAAAGTTAATGACTGTTAGCATGCTGTGTTATGACTTATTATGTTATCACCTCGATTATGagattttttcatatgaatatgTTATCACTATGATATACTGGTTGGTTTGTTGAAAAGGTAGctattattctttaaaaatgCTTATCTAGTTATAAGAGGATTTATGGGTGTGTGAGTGAATAATGACCCTAAGTCGAAGTGGAGCATTATTTCGATGAAGCTTTTTTAGTTACTCTGGAGTATCTAAGAATTGAGTTACGTTCTTTGAGTTGTGATCAGGTGACAATAGGTCAAGCAAGATGATAACACTCATGAGTCGAAACTGTGGCCTCTCGACTAGGAGAGGTTAGAGGACGCCATGGTCAAGTATGAGGCACGAAGCCAGATGTTGCTCGTTACAAAGCTAGACGTCACAGTATGATGAAAGGGAGCCAGGATATATGTATGGTTATTCTAAGGGGAGGCGGTGGTGCACAAGTTAATAATTGGGAGATGGTTTGGTAAGAGGGTTTTCATGCTGTTGAATGGGCTTGGGGTCCTTGGATTAAATTCTTATATGATGATTTGGGCATTGCATGCtcggtattttttttatatgagatattatattttaattacatgGAGGCTTTCACCGGTATGAGTTTCTtcttatttacttttatgttcATGTTGTCATATTCATTGCCATTTATATGTATTCTTAGTTTTGTCCTGAGCTAcaacttactgagattttttCGAAATTTCACCATATTAGTCCCAACTATAGTTTGGCTTCTCAAAACTCTAGGGTTTGATGCAAATGTAGGAAATGAGGATGGTTATGAGCAAGAGGAACCAGAGTAGCTTGAAGAGTGGTATGGGGGTCTGTCCCCATTCGCAATATTGATTGTTCTATActattatgatatttatttcAAGTTGGGCGAGGAACAAATTATGGTCTGTAATATTCTAATTGTGGTAATGTCGTGACTTATGGATATTTTGATGAGTTAAATGTATTTCTCTGGTACTGATATTTCTAGATACGACATGTATCCTAAACCTTTCCGCTGCGTTTATTTCTTTTGCGTATGTTGAGCATGCAATTACACAATACTTCATAGAATGAAAGCGGTGTAACTGTACGGTACTATGCATCCCAAGTGGAGACTGGAGGCATCAcaccttttctttcatttctttgtataatcttatttttcataaaataataacatgtaatgaaTGCCTTCTTGCATGTAGCTTAATTGTAGTTAGGAAGTAGttgtagaaaatgaaaatagcGTGCAAGAGTAAAGAAGCTACCTCCTAAAAAGCACCTCCACCATTTTTTGGTAGCATCTCCTAAATCTACAAATATTATCTGATCTGTACAGCAGATGAACTAGCCTTATATAGCATCATCAAATCGCTAAGATATTCTAGGAATGAAATGGAGCCAGATTCTCACATGTATGATCATGACTTGCAGAGGATGTCCACAAAGAGGTTTGTCCCCACTGATTACTAGGATAGCCTAGtagaaattaatgtattttgatatttttcttgacAAGTTTCCTTAAAGGAAAACTGAAATGGCAGTGAAAGAATGTCGGAAATTTTTTAGTCAATGATCTTAATGTTTGATAAGCTGTAAAACGAAATTTAGCCACAAGAAGCATAGGAAAAGATGGTTGAATATCTTCAAAACAAGTCCATTTACTTATGAATCTAGTGCTGTATAATGTGCGGCTTAGACTCGTTGGTGAATCATTCTGTAAAGGTCCAGACtggtttctatttattttacaagAATATTCAGGGAGCCTGATTGCTCTATTAACAcacatctctctccctctcacacacacacacacacacacgaccGCATTGTAATCTAAGGAAACTGCCTTTAATTTCCAACTTGACATGATTGTTAGGCCATCAGGATTGAGTGAAATTTCAACTTTATATTGTCCTCCACGCATGCATGCTTAAACTTTGTCAGGTTGATGGGCAAAGTTGCAGTTATAACTGGCGGTGCAAGAGGAATTGGAGCTGCCACAGCAAAATTGTTTGCACAAAGTGGTGCCTATGTTATAATTGCTGACATACTCGACGAGCTTGGGGCAAAACTAGCCAATTTAATAGGAGGCCGATACATACACTGCAACGTGGCTAAGGAAGCCGACGTGGAATCAGCAATCCAACTGGCACTGACTTGGAAAGGCCGACTAGATATCATGTTCAACAATGCCGGGATTGCAGGCCCGGGTGGAAGCATTACCAATCTTGACATGGACCAGGTCAAAAGTCTGCTCTCAGTTAATCTGCATGGAGTCTTACACGGGATGAAACATGCTGCACAAGCAATGATCAAATGCCAAAATGGTGGGAGCATCATATGCACATCGAGCTCGGCAGCCATCATGGGAGGATTAGCTGGACACGCCTATACATTGTCAAAGGAGGCGATCATTGGATTGATGAGAAGTGCTGCATGTGAGTTGGGGGCGCATGGAATTCGAGTGAACTGCATTTCCCCACATGGGGTTCCTTCAGAGATGCTTGTCAGTAGCTTTAGAGAGTTTCTTGGGGATGTGAGGCCTGAGGAAGTTAGTAGGATTGTGAGTGAGACGGGGAGTTTATTGCGGGGGAGAGGTGCAAGTACAGAAGACGTGGCTCGAGCTGCACTTTTCCTGGCTAGTGGGGATGCTGGATTCATCACAGCACATAATCTTGTTCTTGATGGGGGATATACTTCTGCTAGCAGTAACATGAGTTTCATATACAAATACGAAGAAAAAGAGAGACGCAAATAGATTAACTCAATAAAGGCACGATTTTTATCTTCTACTCTGTCCAGAATGTTACTGGTGGTAAATAAGTGGCATTGATGACATATTGACATCCATCGTTTATGCTATTCATATATATCCGATGAGGTTTCCATAtcggtttttgttttttttttgttttttaataccTTAGCAACAGGACAGGAAGTGATGGGTGTGTTAATCACTCACATAGATGCCCAATCTATAAGACATGGTAAGCTAGCAGTGTGCTTTCCCAGAAGGATAGGGTTTTGTTCCAGTTTCTGAGGAGTTCCTATGACGGTTCCAGGAAAGGGAGAAAACTACAAAATTGAGCGATCCACCATTCTTTAGTGAGTACTGCAATTTGGATTAGTTGATAAGAACATTTCCAGATTGAACACCACATATATTCAAGTAAATAAAATTTGGCACCAAccaaaactaaaatttaaaatgccgccttaaaaatgctaaaatgttaCAAAATGGAAATATCAAAGAGAACTTGCAAGTAGTAAACTTATGATCTTGTTAGAGTGCATTGAAAATGATGGTGATCCACATAAATTGTAACTTAAATCTTGTACAAAATTGTCTCCCAACAAGCAAAATAGCAACACTCACTCCAGAAATAATGACCAAAACAACTAAGgagtaacaaaaataaaagctcGCTTTCAATAAGCTCCAAAGCTCCATTCTAAACTTCATAAGCTCAAAATCTAGATCTTGATGTTGAAGTAATCTGAGTCGAAGTGATGCAATCGTACATAACCATCTTCACCGCCGCTTGAGAAACtattgagagaagaaaaaaaatatatatgtatatatatatcaattggGTAAGAGCGACAAAATTAAAATTGCAAGTCCACACACACCATGCAATTTGAATTACTACAAGACTCCGTCACATAAGAAAATGTTGATTTGAACAGATTACAAAGAGCTGCAAGTGTAGACTAATAAAAGCACTAACAGGATAAATAGAATATGCCTTGATTTCAAGTGAGCAATTGCATACATCTGATTTCAATGAAcagttaaaaaataaagcagCAAAATGGGAAAAAGGGAAGTCATTAACAAACTAAAGTGGATGAAAAAATCAATAGATGGATGCATGCCATTTCTCATACAAATGAAACGGAGAATACGATTTAACTCCAATTCCTTCACTAGTGAGCCAAAACTACCATCCACGACCTCTCTTCCATTGATGATTCCAGTATAACAACCAACAAACCATTACCGACTTCAATTAACATCCAACAGCCTACGTTACCCCCCAGTTAAGACCCTATACAGGCTAATATTTGTCTAGCCAAACTCATCAAATATCATCATAAGTTTATACACCAATATCCCAGCAtctaaacataaaattatttaaggtaaagaaagaaattatggTCCTTTTTCATTAAATAATGTTTCAATCTGGTCCTAATCTTCCAAATGCAGTTAGGacctttccaaaaataaaaaatcttctaAATGCGGTAACGTCACCCTTCAAATTCAGCATCTTTCAATGTACTCCATGTGTCTTTAGCCATTTAAACCAAGTTAATGAAATTAGTCACATACAAATGATATAATCCTTCAAACAGATAAATCTCTaactaaagtttaaaaaagAGCTTAGCAAGTAAATTGAAAAACTTTACTTGCAAATATATAGTGAATGGCTTTGGATGCATATCCTTTTCTGGGCCAAGGGCATGACAAGGACCAATTGCTGAACAATTTAGGACAATTTGCTGAAGAGAACATAAAAACTATACCTTTTCCCGTCTGGGTTGAAAGCCAATGCATTTATTGGTCCAAAATGTCCTTTCACACCTCCAATTTCTTCTTGAAGAATCTAAgcaaattaaaatgaaagaacgTCACATACTTAAGAAATCAAAGTAGCCAGACCTATATTTTACTGAAGAATGATTTACCTTGTCAAAGAATTTGGCCTCAAATTTCCCAGCACGATGATCAGTCGTTGTGACATTTGATGCATCTTGACCACCTCCAAGAACCACCTagaaagtacaaaaaaatatttgagttgatCAAATGATGTATATGCctaaatagaagattaggtgaACTTTTAAGTCAGTGGGacagatttaaattgaaatttcaaTATCAGGTTGCCTATTTTGACAAGGGCCATTAATTGGGATGGAAAAGCATGTATAATGCTGCATATACCCTGTCACAGTTGTCTTCCATAAGAaacatttttgtcattttatgttttttccaTCAGAGTTAATGACTATTTTGGATGGAAGGGGCAAACAGTACTGAAATTTCAAAGGATTCAAGTTGCAATAAGTCAAAGTGTCATCCCAAGAAATATAAACGAATCAAGCAAAAGGAATGGCTTAAAATGTATAGGAACTTAAAATTGATGTCTTCTGCCCAAAGAACTAAATTTGTTTTCCATAATTGCTGAAGTAATTAATGCTTCAAAGCTAGAAAACATTTTGACACTGATAGTAAAGTTCCCTTTCCTCACCCGTCCCAACATCGCACAAAAGTAAACTTTTCATGTGTGCATGCAGTTGCCTTGAACCATGACAACAACCTACACTAGGTTAATGACTCATAACCCCTATACAATCAAGTGACAGAGACTTAACCTCAGAGTACCATAAAGTCATTTGCATCTGCAtagttaaagataaaattttaccTAGCGACAAAATTCAAAATCACTCGAGAGTTAAATATTCAGAGCTACCTTAAAATTCCACAAAACCAGTTCCATTACCGAAATGACATGATTTAGACCCAAGGTCaaagttcaaaattttaatttcaaacttcCCCTAGAATTGAAAACAAACTTGAAAACTCAACTGAACAATTGGATATGTCAATCTTGTATAGAAACCATAGGTATATGGTGTCATGGTTGCAGAGTGGTTTAAGCTTTGTCCTCATAACAAGACCTttgatcttttttgtttttgtttttggttgggggggggggggggggggggggggggggggggttttcCTTGAAATGAAACTGAAGCTAGTACAAAACCAATCTAGGTGGACCAGAAGTTCATTTAATCTACCTGCCACCACAATCTATATCGTCAAAACGAATTCTATATCTAGAAAAAGGGAGGATGGAATTGATGGTATTACTTACTCACATCCAATCTATTTAAAAGCTGATGCATTTACATTCAAATTGCATATCAGTTCTAGGCTCTGATCTGAGAACAAAGCACTCTCTCGACACCTTTCCTTCAGTAAAGGTCTATAGGATACCATACCCATAAAAATGAGCAGCCCTTTCTAAACATAAACATCCAAGAGACCCCAGATGAGCATCCTTGATAAAGTATTGCACCTCTAGACTCTAGTGACAGCATACAGCCTCATTTCAAAAATGTGAAGGAAAAGAATAAATGAGATCATTATTACCATAAAACCTACGAAAGGAGAAAGTGGTTCTGTACAAGAAAAATCCAAATACTTCAGATAGTTTAGAATCCAAGGACTAAATTTTGTGAAACTATCTGAAGAATTTGGATTTTTCTTGTACAAAACCCCGCCCAACAATTAGATAGTTTAGAATCCAAGGGCTTGAGCCACCCTTCCTCGGCATCATTAAGAGCCCTGCCGGAACCCTTACTGGCACAGAAAGAGTCGTTGGTTGCCGTTGATCATCATGGTGTGGCCTCAATAGTCACCTCAACGAGAGGAAATGGAGGGAGAGCTGGTAGGGGAAGCGAAGGAGGCGGATGAGACTTCATTGAGGGGGGTTTCTTCGAGGGAGCTAGTCCCATGGGCACTGAAGGTTATGAGGAGCAATTTAAGGCCCTTTTAGTGGCAATCGAAGCAGGTAGATCAACAGCTATGAAGTCAGCAGTTAAAAAAGATAGAGAGCAGAAAAGATTGGCATGCACCATTAATTATGACAATAAGGAAGGTAGTGTTGGGTGGGAAAGGGTGAAGGAGCGGGGGAGCTGTTTACCTCATGCATCCTAAAATTTTATTGTGGAATGTTAGGGGGGATCAACGACATCAATAAGCGACTTCGCACCCGATCCCTTCTTCGTAGTTGGAAAGTGGATATTGTTTGTTTTCAAGAGACCAAACTGCATTATGTTGacagatatattatttgtagcTTATGGGGCTGTTCGTTTGTGGGATGGACCTATTTGGCCTCCTTGGGGGCCTCAGGTGGGGTGTTGTTGATGTGGGATAGGAGAGTGGTGGAACTAGTAAAGGTTTGCTGTGGGAATTATTCTATTGCGGGGGTATTTCAAGAACATTGAGGATGGGTGGGAGTGGGCTCTTACGGGAGTGTATGGGCCTAATGTTGATAGTGGCAGAAGTTATTTGTGGGAGGAATTGGCGGGTTTGTATTCTTTATGGGAACTCCCTTGGGTAGTGTGTGTTCGTTTCCCTTGTGAGAGGGAGGGGGCTTCCTCTTTGACAATGGCGATGGAGGATTTCTCGGAGCTGATCTTTGATCTTAATTTGATTGATCGCCCTTGCATTTGGttgtgggggtgggggtggggggtgGGGGGATTACGTGGTCCAATAGTAGAGGGGGGTCAAGGTTGGATAGATTTCTAATCTCTACTTTTTGGGAGTCTCAGTATCTAGATTTATGTCAAAAGCGATTGCCTCGGGTTTGCTTAGATCATTTTCCCATTATGTTAGACTGTAGGGGCATTCGGGGGGTTTAacattatttcaaatttgagaatggAGCTTTAATCGACTGATTTCGTGGAGAGGGTGAGGAATTGGTGGGCCTCTTATTCATTCCATGGCACATCCAGTTTCAAGGTGGCTAACAAATTAAAAGCTCTTAAGCTGGAATTAAAGCGGTGGAATATTGAGGTTTTTAGACACACGGATGAGCAAAAGAGTCTTATCTGGGAGGAGTTGAATTCTCTAGAAGCAGGGGGGCTAATGAGGGGAACTTTTTGAGGAAGGTTGAGGTGGTGGTGGAGATAGAGAGGGTTTGGTTGTCGGAAGAAATctcttggagacaaaaatctaGAATGTTATGGTTGAAGGAGGGAGACAAATGTACTAAGTTCTTCCACAAAATGGCTAACTCACATAGGCGGAACAATGTTATAGAGGGTATCCAATCGAGAGAGACAATCTATCAAGCAACAGAGGATGTTCAAGAACATATAGTGAGTTACTATGAGGAGCTACTTAAAGAGTCGGCGAGATGGCGCCCCGAATTGGATGGTTTGTCTTTTGACCAGCTAGATGATAGTATTGCTAGGtggttggagagacc contains:
- the LOC122311122 gene encoding short-chain dehydrogenase reductase ATA1, encoding MEPDSHMYDHDLQRMSTKRLMGKVAVITGGARGIGAATAKLFAQSGAYVIIADILDELGAKLANLIGGRYIHCNVAKEADVESAIQLALTWKGRLDIMFNNAGIAGPGGSITNLDMDQVKSLLSVNLHGVLHGMKHAAQAMIKCQNGGSIICTSSSAAIMGGLAGHAYTLSKEAIIGLMRSAACELGAHGIRVNCISPHGVPSEMLVSSFREFLGDVRPEEVSRIVSETGSLLRGRGASTEDVARAALFLASGDAGFITAHNLVLDGGYTSASSNMSFIYKYEEKERRK